A portion of the Desulfosarcina sp. BuS5 genome contains these proteins:
- a CDS encoding RDD family protein, whose amino-acid sequence MDILAMGIFILKYASPWKRLAAFGVNILINFYLFYPFYLKMHQRINPDFEITTLKLNLVWFLPLTALLTCGLCRTTAPGKFILKTKIVDAETGKKPTKGQRLSRIIGYNLSFLVFGLGFLWMFVDHRKQTWHDKIAETVVIDGESF is encoded by the coding sequence TTGGACATATTAGCCATGGGGATATTTATCTTGAAATACGCATCACCCTGGAAAAGGCTGGCAGCCTTCGGAGTTAATATTCTTATAAATTTTTATCTGTTTTATCCGTTTTATCTTAAAATGCATCAAAGAATTAACCCGGATTTTGAAATAACAACCCTTAAACTGAATTTAGTTTGGTTTTTGCCTTTAACGGCTTTACTAACCTGCGGGTTATGCCGGACAACCGCTCCCGGCAAATTTATATTAAAAACAAAAATAGTGGATGCCGAAACAGGTAAAAAACCAACCAAGGGACAAAGATTGTCGAGGATTATCGGATATAATTTGTCATTTCTGGTTTTCGGGCTCGGTTTTCTCTGGATGTTTGTAGATCATAGAAAACAAACATGGCATGACAAGATCGCAGAAACGGTTGTGATCGATGGGGAATCATTTTGA
- a CDS encoding type IV secretory system conjugative DNA transfer family protein has product MFRKPSTFLGHGWSLENQGKIKKISLPDSARKGHLFCFGTTRIGKTKLIEQMIEQDIRKGYSVVFFDPKGDPDIFSKIVQVVNEEKCQEALSLVTPIFPECSAQIDPLSHYYMPEEIVSHVISGIKAKEEFFINIAYETTLIVILALIEFAKVKNEKPVFNFNIIKERISYKDLVNMKTQLESLPKSPGVEDVLVSLRQIVDSPQDYFAKVSASLRTVLTSLSTGSAGSIIGKSTANQFIQRLEAGKQVIMVVQTGSLLTRKTAHMIARVLLSMIQSFVGRKYASGKKVDPPMCLYLDEAGSLLYMGIEDLFNKSGGADVWIHAFTQSIADPEAEIGKPQARKILDNTNTKIFMRVNDPGTAEYIAAYSGMQKKYSPILSLGGGITIREIEEPAVRPEDVMNLQQREFFMFSAEGAFRGKTAFTKEPYLKIVYPQTKST; this is encoded by the coding sequence ATGTTTCGAAAACCGTCAACTTTTTTAGGCCATGGCTGGAGTCTTGAAAATCAAGGCAAAATTAAAAAAATAAGCTTGCCTGATTCTGCCAGGAAAGGGCATCTTTTTTGTTTCGGAACAACCCGAATCGGTAAAACCAAGCTGATTGAACAAATGATCGAACAGGATATCCGCAAAGGATATTCAGTTGTTTTTTTCGACCCCAAAGGTGATCCGGATATTTTTTCAAAAATAGTCCAGGTCGTTAATGAAGAAAAATGCCAGGAGGCTCTCAGTCTGGTCACCCCGATTTTTCCGGAATGTTCCGCTCAAATAGACCCTTTGTCACATTATTACATGCCGGAAGAAATTGTTTCCCATGTTATTTCGGGCATCAAGGCTAAAGAAGAATTTTTTATTAATATCGCCTACGAGACCACCCTGATCGTGATCCTGGCTTTAATTGAATTCGCGAAAGTTAAAAATGAAAAACCGGTCTTTAATTTTAATATCATCAAGGAGCGGATTTCTTATAAAGACCTGGTTAATATGAAAACACAGCTTGAAAGCCTGCCCAAAAGCCCGGGGGTGGAAGATGTTTTGGTCAGTTTACGGCAAATCGTGGATTCTCCCCAGGATTATTTCGCCAAGGTCTCGGCATCTTTACGAACCGTCCTGACATCTCTTTCAACCGGCAGCGCCGGGTCTATCATCGGCAAAAGCACGGCCAACCAATTTATTCAACGCCTGGAAGCCGGAAAGCAGGTGATCATGGTAGTGCAGACCGGCAGTCTGCTGACCCGGAAAACAGCCCATATGATCGCAAGGGTCCTGCTCTCCATGATTCAAAGCTTTGTGGGAAGAAAATATGCCTCCGGAAAAAAGGTTGATCCGCCTATGTGTCTCTATCTGGATGAGGCCGGCAGCCTGCTATATATGGGAATCGAAGACTTGTTTAACAAGTCAGGAGGAGCCGATGTCTGGATACATGCCTTTACCCAGTCGATTGCCGATCCGGAGGCGGAAATAGGCAAACCTCAAGCCAGAAAAATACTCGACAACACTAATACAAAAATTTTCATGCGGGTCAATGATCCCGGCACAGCCGAATATATTGCGGCCTATTCCGGGATGCAGAAAAAATACTCTCCTATTCTCTCGCTGGGCGGAGGGATTACCATCAGGGAAATCGAAGAACCTGCTGTAAGACCGGAAGATGTTATGAACCTCCAGCAACGGGAATTTTTTATGTTCTCGGCTGAAGGGGCATTCCGGGGCAAAACAGCTTTTACTAAAGAGCCTTACTTAAAAATTGTTTATCCGCAAACCAAATCAACGTGA
- a CDS encoding CPBP family intramembrane glutamic endopeptidase has product MAAFTYSYLLFKITDPQIPATLKIQKQALSPFVTALVMLELAIVEEIIFRLGIQNFIVKVFNLENRQYWIAILITSFFWAASHLGTLDPAWVKFVQVFPVGIMLGFFFKKYGMESTLFVHGAYNIGMAMIS; this is encoded by the coding sequence ATGGCAGCTTTCACATATTCATACCTTCTTTTCAAAATAACAGATCCTCAAATTCCGGCAACGCTGAAAATTCAAAAACAGGCGCTATCCCCTTTTGTCACAGCGCTTGTAATGCTCGAACTTGCAATTGTTGAAGAAATTATTTTCAGGCTGGGAATACAAAATTTCATAGTAAAGGTTTTTAATCTTGAAAATCGTCAATACTGGATTGCAATATTGATAACATCTTTTTTCTGGGCGGCATCACACCTTGGCACGCTCGATCCGGCATGGGTTAAATTCGTTCAGGTTTTTCCGGTGGGCATCATGTTAGGCTTTTTTTTCAAAAAATACGGCATGGAAAGCACACTGTTTGTGCATGGCGCTTACAATATCGGGATGGCGATGATTTCATGA
- a CDS encoding type-F conjugative transfer system pilin assembly protein TrbC encodes MVKFIFLLSFCLFLPGFYQASGQDQVSNQDESINIINNALDQSEKYEQIISAPNYLPDYKQEAAEKLKKLSKLVQSSALQKRIDQYKNILADKLIDPIYQADLNNKKNYSDFLLNPSERIYIFISSSMPVSTLRNYAGDIHVLGDPNISLVMRGFVNSMKYIAPTADFVKSIIFDDPDCIPSEKNECPAFNTSVVIDPLLFRRYKITAVPAIVYARGIEVMDSQGSEGKEENAKLSEAYLLYGDVSLGYALEQIYKKTNYKKINKIIKKLRGDFY; translated from the coding sequence ATGGTAAAATTTATTTTTTTATTAAGTTTTTGTTTATTTTTGCCAGGTTTTTATCAAGCATCGGGGCAGGATCAGGTATCGAATCAAGACGAAAGTATAAATATAATCAATAATGCTCTTGATCAATCGGAAAAATATGAACAAATAATATCAGCTCCGAATTATCTACCTGATTACAAACAAGAAGCTGCTGAAAAACTAAAAAAACTTTCTAAACTGGTTCAATCATCGGCTCTACAAAAACGAATAGACCAATATAAAAATATTTTAGCCGATAAACTAATTGACCCAATTTATCAAGCTGATCTGAATAATAAAAAAAATTATTCAGATTTTCTGCTGAATCCTTCTGAAAGAATTTATATTTTCATATCTTCCTCTATGCCGGTCAGTACCTTGAGAAACTATGCCGGCGATATTCATGTTTTGGGTGATCCGAACATCAGCCTTGTGATGAGAGGCTTTGTAAACAGCATGAAATATATCGCACCGACCGCCGATTTTGTAAAATCTATAATTTTTGATGATCCCGACTGTATCCCAAGCGAAAAAAATGAGTGTCCGGCTTTTAATACAAGCGTTGTGATAGACCCCTTACTGTTCAGAAGATATAAAATTACAGCAGTTCCGGCCATTGTTTATGCCAGGGGAATAGAAGTTATGGATTCTCAAGGGAGCGAAGGCAAAGAGGAAAACGCAAAGCTCAGCGAGGCATATCTGTTATACGGGGATGTTTCTTTAGGATATGCCCTGGAACAGATTTATAAAAAAACTAATTATAAAAAAATAAATAAAATTATCAAAAAATTAAGGGGAGACTTTTATTGA
- a CDS encoding S26 family signal peptidase: MEILKRFRCLINGFGADFLNRTKQLKTNHLFCFVIGIASITYAGASIPAKLSISPTNSVGYHLFFYKKNFRKSDLKKDTMVVVPLYTRLIDNCWPCLAVKYIKCDANDKLLAETGSFFCNNIYLGAAKSHSQKGVLVKAFTYDGTIPENYFFDMGTNIDSYDSRYTGLVSKDDVKAVAIPLF; encoded by the coding sequence ATGGAAATATTGAAACGATTCAGATGTCTGATTAATGGTTTTGGGGCTGATTTTTTAAACAGAACTAAACAATTAAAAACAAACCACCTATTTTGTTTTGTTATCGGTATAGCCTCCATAACTTATGCCGGAGCGTCTATTCCGGCAAAACTTTCAATCTCTCCGACAAATTCGGTTGGATATCACCTGTTTTTTTATAAAAAAAACTTCCGAAAATCCGACTTGAAGAAAGATACCATGGTCGTTGTACCGCTCTATACCAGGTTGATAGATAACTGCTGGCCTTGCCTTGCTGTAAAATATATCAAGTGTGATGCAAACGATAAACTGCTGGCTGAAACAGGCTCTTTTTTCTGCAATAATATTTATTTGGGAGCGGCTAAATCGCACTCACAAAAAGGAGTGCTGGTTAAGGCTTTTACCTACGATGGAACGATACCGGAAAATTATTTTTTCGATATGGGAACCAACATTGACAGTTATGATTCAAGATATACGGGACTGGTGAGTAAAGATGATGTCAAGGCTGTGGCAATACCTCTTTTTTAG
- a CDS encoding extracellular matrix/biofilm biosynthesis regulator RemA family protein, whose protein sequence is MRTGKPIAIISNLKTITESIETAQQNNQVIDKTSGCKPKSAVFTDKNLIILYPEKNPPV, encoded by the coding sequence ATGCGGACCGGTAAACCCATAGCAATCATCTCAAACCTCAAAACTATCACGGAATCGATTGAGACAGCACAACAAAACAACCAGGTGATCGACAAAACATCAGGCTGCAAACCCAAATCAGCAGTTTTTACAGACAAAAATCTGATTATTTTATATCCCGAAAAAAACCCGCCTGTTTGA
- a CDS encoding vitamin K epoxide reductase family protein: MRKAKITLILSCFLFALGMGFSDLGSFKNICGTASCIKVHASSFAWLFGIPIGFFGAAGLFIALSLEYLKKHKMAILILSALCGFEAYFTFIEAVYIKSWCILCIIFFCFLLAVTIVTEIKTVKAPVAALRSFFPVFSLAFFIAHFIFFYPDITLNPALMYDNPQKNMQIEIFASPSCDHCHEAIEDLRTICLLMDGNLIIRPVCISNSDNKESVTWVCSNLFKNETGTSRRLAEKIIWENEQEVENLCGSVAVPLICIKYAGKQHIYRGWNDDIQQSIYSAIAGDFSNSTKKGDICTAKNCG, from the coding sequence ATGCGAAAAGCAAAAATAACCTTGATATTGTCATGTTTTCTCTTTGCCCTGGGCATGGGATTTTCAGATCTCGGCAGCTTTAAAAATATCTGCGGAACTGCCTCATGCATAAAAGTTCACGCCTCATCTTTTGCATGGTTGTTCGGCATTCCAATCGGTTTTTTTGGAGCGGCAGGGCTTTTTATTGCTCTATCTTTAGAGTATTTAAAAAAACATAAAATGGCCATTTTAATTTTATCTGCCCTGTGTGGATTTGAGGCTTATTTTACATTCATCGAAGCGGTTTATATTAAATCTTGGTGTATTTTGTGTATCATTTTTTTTTGTTTTTTGCTTGCAGTTACCATCGTTACCGAAATTAAAACCGTCAAGGCCCCGGTTGCAGCTCTACGCAGCTTTTTCCCGGTATTCTCTCTGGCATTTTTTATAGCCCATTTTATCTTTTTTTATCCTGACATAACATTAAACCCTGCCCTTATGTACGACAATCCGCAAAAAAATATGCAAATCGAAATTTTTGCTTCTCCATCCTGCGATCACTGTCATGAAGCCATCGAAGATTTACGAACAATCTGTCTGCTGATGGATGGCAACCTGATTATCAGACCGGTTTGCATCTCAAATAGCGATAATAAAGAATCTGTAACCTGGGTCTGCAGTAACCTGTTTAAAAACGAAACCGGGACATCCAGGAGACTGGCTGAAAAAATAATTTGGGAAAACGAGCAGGAGGTTGAAAATCTATGTGGTTCTGTAGCTGTACCTTTAATCTGCATTAAATATGCAGGTAAACAGCATATATACCGTGGCTGGAACGATGATATTCAACAATCAATATATAGCGCTATTGCTGGTGATTTCAGCAATTCAACAAAAAAAGGTGATATATGCACTGCCAAAAACTGCGGATAA
- a CDS encoding lytic transglycosylase domain-containing protein — translation MPIKIILLILLTTPYAPYARAFCFDQAGEKYDIPPALLRAIATVESSLDPQAVNYNKNGSYDFGLMQINTCWQETLGDYWNNLADPCCNVIVGAWILRQCFDRYGYSWDSVACYNTGKPASRIKGRKKERALLYIKKIQRAAGGDK, via the coding sequence ATGCCGATTAAAATTATTTTGCTGATATTACTGACCACGCCTTATGCCCCTTATGCCCGGGCTTTCTGCTTTGACCAGGCCGGAGAAAAATACGACATCCCACCTGCCCTGCTCCGGGCTATCGCAACAGTGGAAAGCAGTCTTGACCCACAGGCAGTAAATTACAACAAAAACGGCTCTTACGATTTTGGCCTGATGCAGATCAACACCTGCTGGCAGGAAACGCTCGGCGATTATTGGAACAATCTTGCAGACCCTTGCTGCAACGTCATTGTCGGAGCCTGGATATTGCGGCAGTGTTTTGATCGATACGGATACAGTTGGGACTCCGTAGCCTGTTACAACACAGGAAAGCCTGCAAGCCGGATAAAGGGCAGAAAAAAAGAAAGGGCTTTGCTTTATATTAAGAAAATTCAAAGGGCGGCTGGGGGCGATAAATGA
- a CDS encoding TraU family protein — protein MKDTCWDCIYPIKIADMTIKGGTGGDPHSGGNKMKGGSSMGGSTNTKKSTCKCKYGKFYRYGITFSMWEPNRYIEVVKDPYCLPSQGGKQTKKTSNKGKLKKGYLHGGINTGGASQEGTNTFFQVHYFIWPIWKMMETMVDSNCIESSSGYDLYYMTESDPTWNDDELALKVYPEATLFANMPSQLSCIADSITAQFGYPLWPLFWCMGSWGSTYPMSGHMNEDETIEGAAGAGARIIYKLARMGAICDVAINLCYCISSLIWIKSHYRFTNVKPVKGSSCIPIGRSSMLWGINKNPGLSDGQDSPDNFMFIIFRYRKCCLW, from the coding sequence ATGAAAGATACCTGCTGGGACTGTATTTACCCTATAAAAATAGCCGATATGACTATTAAGGGCGGGACCGGTGGCGATCCTCACAGCGGGGGCAATAAAATGAAAGGCGGTTCATCAATGGGCGGCAGTACCAATACTAAAAAATCAACCTGTAAATGCAAGTACGGAAAATTTTATCGCTACGGCATAACCTTCAGCATGTGGGAGCCAAACAGGTATATAGAAGTTGTTAAAGACCCGTATTGTTTGCCGTCCCAGGGAGGAAAACAAACAAAAAAAACATCTAACAAGGGTAAATTAAAAAAAGGGTATTTACACGGTGGTATTAACACCGGAGGGGCTAGTCAGGAAGGAACTAATACTTTTTTCCAGGTTCATTATTTTATCTGGCCGATCTGGAAAATGATGGAAACCATGGTAGATTCCAATTGTATCGAATCCAGCTCCGGGTATGATCTTTATTATATGACTGAATCTGATCCAACCTGGAACGATGACGAACTAGCCTTAAAGGTGTATCCCGAAGCAACCCTGTTTGCCAATATGCCGTCTCAATTATCATGTATTGCCGATAGCATAACAGCTCAATTCGGTTATCCGCTTTGGCCCCTTTTTTGGTGCATGGGTTCCTGGGGCAGTACTTATCCCATGTCAGGTCATATGAACGAAGACGAAACTATCGAGGGGGCCGCAGGAGCAGGAGCCAGAATTATTTATAAACTTGCCCGAATGGGAGCTATCTGTGATGTCGCTATTAATCTTTGCTACTGTATTTCTTCTTTAATCTGGATCAAAAGTCATTACCGCTTTACGAATGTTAAGCCCGTAAAGGGATCTTCATGTATTCCAATCGGCAGATCTTCTATGCTCTGGGGTATTAACAAAAATCCTGGGCTTTCTGATGGACAGGATTCTCCGGATAATTTCATGTTTATTATTTTTAGGTATCGAAAGTGCTGCTTATGGTAA
- a CDS encoding thioredoxin fold domain-containing protein: MKRLLFTLLFIFAVSPAHAKNPCAKITPDSITRHVPVSGAIISKRNVNGICEVILKIRQEYVPVYVTPDFVIAGEMFQDKKQITKNIIDKLKEKNFILYRKRLDQCVSMKYKPQGDIKQTIYMITDPECTYCDRAAKKIKKIAGNYQAEVKIILHSVHGKAGRGKVIEAICRNLDFDQYTNKNWIEEDKTNEYQCGAGTERLKQTEKIIKKLGITGVPIFYLGGGKKIVGANMPALIKALNSEKLGVADAD; encoded by the coding sequence ATGAAACGTTTATTATTTACGCTTTTATTCATATTTGCTGTATCGCCGGCCCATGCAAAAAATCCATGCGCCAAAATCACCCCGGACAGTATAACCCGTCATGTTCCGGTTTCGGGAGCGATTATATCCAAACGAAACGTCAATGGAATCTGCGAGGTAATCCTGAAAATCCGCCAGGAATACGTGCCGGTTTATGTAACTCCTGATTTCGTGATTGCCGGAGAAATGTTTCAGGATAAAAAACAGATCACAAAAAATATAATCGACAAGCTCAAGGAAAAAAATTTTATCCTTTACAGAAAACGTCTGGACCAATGCGTCTCCATGAAATACAAGCCCCAAGGCGATATAAAGCAAACTATCTATATGATCACAGATCCCGAATGCACCTATTGTGACCGGGCCGCAAAAAAAATTAAAAAAATCGCCGGGAATTACCAGGCGGAAGTAAAAATTATTTTACACAGCGTGCATGGTAAGGCCGGCCGGGGGAAAGTAATTGAGGCAATCTGCCGCAATCTCGATTTTGATCAGTACACAAATAAAAACTGGATTGAAGAAGATAAAACAAATGAATATCAATGCGGCGCCGGGACCGAACGGCTGAAACAAACCGAAAAAATAATAAAAAAACTCGGTATTACCGGTGTGCCGATATTTTATCTGGGAGGCGGCAAAAAAATAGTCGGAGCCAATATGCCGGCCCTGATTAAGGCGTTGAATTCAGAAAAGCTGGGAGTTGCCGATGCCGATTAA
- a CDS encoding HD domain-containing protein — protein MNTLFYYILLPLTVIITGFIIYLRIPEKNPKRKAALKNITETINPELIENDPSAAVAPGRTTWDNQRIGLFYEKYILPIETVLISSGYQEKIVSILSLLDKFGNCPSVVQDNHSEKTDQNIYDILAKVTLADHSMNVAEKMIENIKSSVQDYEFMAGAALIAALAHDLGKAPSLRGKKVYSKGDHPYVAYEFLKQEVLTDKFSGKDKILKAVRDHHFDHTDKNSLSYKLCEADHEARGQEVESFSLTNPKAKSASKTNEANNQKKISRQPKSKDKTARPKAVDLTWLDINKFLSLIEKEINLVDRGYFRSLFHE, from the coding sequence ATGAATACACTTTTTTATTATATTCTGTTACCATTAACGGTCATTATAACAGGATTTATTATTTACCTGCGGATACCGGAAAAAAATCCAAAACGAAAAGCGGCTCTAAAAAATATAACAGAGACCATAAATCCGGAACTTATCGAAAACGATCCGTCCGCAGCGGTTGCGCCAGGCCGGACTACCTGGGACAATCAACGGATCGGGCTTTTTTATGAAAAATATATATTGCCGATAGAGACCGTCCTGATATCCAGCGGTTATCAAGAAAAAATAGTTTCAATTCTCTCATTACTCGATAAATTCGGAAACTGTCCGTCTGTAGTGCAGGATAACCATTCTGAAAAAACAGATCAAAATATCTATGATATCCTGGCTAAGGTCACCCTGGCTGATCATTCCATGAATGTTGCCGAAAAAATGATCGAAAATATTAAATCAAGCGTCCAGGATTATGAATTTATGGCCGGAGCAGCATTGATCGCGGCCCTGGCGCATGATCTGGGCAAGGCCCCTTCCCTGCGCGGAAAAAAAGTATATTCAAAAGGAGATCATCCGTATGTTGCGTATGAGTTTCTCAAACAAGAAGTTTTGACTGACAAGTTTTCCGGAAAAGATAAAATCCTGAAAGCTGTCCGGGATCATCATTTTGATCATACGGATAAAAACTCGTTATCTTACAAACTCTGCGAAGCCGATCACGAGGCCAGGGGACAAGAGGTTGAAAGTTTTTCGTTGACTAACCCGAAGGCAAAGAGTGCGAGCAAGACGAACGAGGCAAATAATCAAAAGAAAATCAGCCGACAACCAAAATCTAAAGACAAAACAGCCAGACCCAAAGCCGTGGATCTGACCTGGCTTGATATAAACAAATTTCTGAGCCTGATAGAAAAAGAGATTAATCTGGTTGACAGAGGGTATTTCAGAAGCTTATTCCATGAATAA
- the traN gene encoding conjugal transfer protein TraN translates to MHCQKLRINKFLPNIFFILLIAQIPDVWAATLIYQHSNAQYSISVFKSEAPTFYTEHSITLDSITGDQAIFIYNGSSYPVTCNGNWHNLDPAPGTEIQNTISCLPDTGMYIAEGSKINVTIRLFDQNLYKTDNIHLMAPEYNDSTLNNTNIASPWSISDDKYTATACKWETQNLGNDLLNSRGVPPGYWVVYAKTDVIDLSFAIDVPPQYPYSESNIICLADLNTDGDISENEVAICYLCPFCFNVEDKYLCPLGAIDCIGDTPVCPLGDYACIPNSDGVLQCSPYSCSAFNPGNFSDEDTEEGENDKTDNGPVDEDGGCLGTLYIFSGNDKRCRPRGFDTNFHNCCKEQAGFYTLPDPNDPTPDQVGICTGSEVQLTVMKEKKLCHYIGDYCSKKAPLAGCIQKKETYCCFHSMLSRIINEQGRTQLQNFGNDGGWGSPKAPNCRGFTIEEFQMIDFDLIDLSEWFDEIVTKSVEGIQNDMDQKLQRFYDNTN, encoded by the coding sequence ATGCACTGCCAAAAACTGCGGATAAACAAATTTCTGCCAAATATATTTTTTATTTTGTTGATAGCCCAAATTCCTGATGTATGGGCCGCAACGCTGATATATCAGCATAGTAATGCACAATATTCAATATCGGTTTTTAAAAGCGAAGCCCCCACGTTCTATACGGAGCATAGCATTACTTTAGACTCAATAACCGGGGATCAGGCCATATTTATTTATAATGGCAGCTCTTACCCTGTAACCTGTAATGGTAATTGGCACAATCTCGATCCGGCGCCGGGCACTGAAATACAAAACACAATTTCCTGTTTGCCTGATACTGGAATGTATATTGCCGAAGGCTCAAAAATCAATGTAACCATAAGGTTATTTGATCAAAATTTATATAAAACCGATAACATTCATTTAATGGCCCCGGAATATAATGATTCAACATTAAATAACACAAATATAGCCTCTCCCTGGTCTATTAGTGATGACAAATATACAGCAACTGCCTGTAAGTGGGAAACACAAAACCTGGGCAACGATTTGCTCAATAGCAGGGGAGTACCGCCTGGATATTGGGTGGTATATGCCAAAACAGATGTTATTGATTTAAGTTTTGCTATAGATGTCCCTCCTCAATATCCATATTCGGAGAGCAATATAATCTGTTTGGCTGATCTAAATACAGATGGTGATATATCTGAAAATGAAGTGGCCATCTGTTATTTATGCCCATTCTGTTTTAATGTTGAGGATAAATATTTATGCCCATTAGGCGCGATAGATTGTATCGGAGATACACCAGTCTGCCCTTTGGGTGATTATGCCTGTATTCCCAATTCAGATGGTGTTTTGCAATGCTCACCCTATTCCTGTTCAGCCTTTAACCCGGGTAATTTTAGTGATGAAGACACCGAGGAAGGAGAAAATGATAAAACAGATAACGGCCCGGTAGATGAAGACGGCGGCTGTCTCGGAACTCTGTATATTTTTTCAGGTAATGACAAGCGTTGCCGTCCCAGGGGTTTTGATACAAATTTCCATAATTGCTGCAAAGAACAGGCCGGTTTTTATACTCTTCCTGATCCTAACGATCCGACACCTGATCAAGTCGGTATTTGTACCGGCAGTGAGGTTCAATTGACAGTTATGAAAGAAAAAAAACTTTGTCATTATATAGGGGATTATTGTTCTAAAAAAGCTCCTCTCGCAGGTTGTATCCAAAAAAAAGAAACCTATTGCTGTTTTCACTCCATGTTAAGCCGTATCATCAACGAACAAGGCCGGACGCAATTGCAAAATTTTGGGAATGACGGGGGCTGGGGCTCTCCCAAAGCTCCTAATTGCCGCGGTTTTACTATAGAAGAGTTTCAGATGATTGATTTTGATTTAATAGATTTGTCAGAATGGTTTGATGAAATAGTCACTAAATCGGTAGAAGGTATTCAAAATGATATGGATCAAAAATTACAGCGTTTTTACGACAATACTAATTAA
- a CDS encoding helix-turn-helix domain-containing protein, with protein MKQHERLFFLRLVTGTDQTTLADIAKITQRAITSIEKGKYGLRGNRPELFSNFFGCRKEWFSHGEPPIFEQWGYWQFPSKSIMHKEKSIRVRQTRKQKKFIRAEFGEFFDENKATGYAVASVKNRENTLFFLELAGDSFLLINTDIVMLDAVKEALQKISFKKSFVVDADVLNLIGSPHDDIANPDIIADLFKKAGFTVKKQFVKNTTRKKLRLLVICLLKK; from the coding sequence TTGAAACAACATGAAAGACTGTTTTTTTTGCGCCTGGTTACAGGCACAGATCAAACAACATTAGCCGATATAGCTAAAATCACGCAACGAGCCATAACATCCATTGAAAAGGGTAAATATGGCCTTCGAGGTAATAGGCCGGAACTTTTCAGTAATTTTTTCGGTTGCCGCAAAGAATGGTTTTCACACGGCGAACCACCGATATTCGAACAATGGGGATACTGGCAATTCCCATCGAAAAGCATTATGCATAAAGAAAAAAGCATCAGGGTACGCCAAACGCGCAAACAGAAAAAATTTATCAGAGCAGAATTTGGCGAGTTTTTTGACGAAAACAAAGCAACCGGATATGCTGTCGCAAGTGTAAAAAACAGAGAAAATACTCTGTTTTTTCTTGAACTGGCGGGTGATAGCTTTCTTTTGATTAATACAGACATTGTTATGCTCGATGCTGTGAAAGAAGCTTTACAAAAAATATCTTTCAAAAAAAGTTTTGTAGTTGACGCTGACGTTCTAAATCTCATCGGCTCACCTCATGATGACATTGCCAATCCAGATATTATCGCCGACTTGTTTAAAAAAGCCGGATTTACCGTAAAAAAACAATTTGTAAAAAATACCACCAGAAAAAAATTGAGGCTCCTCGTTATTTGCTTGTTGAAAAAATAG